A window of the Gammaproteobacteria bacterium genome harbors these coding sequences:
- a CDS encoding alcohol dehydrogenase catalytic domain-containing protein, with the protein MTGATAKAMLLVEPQRFTATTFAIPEVTTGGWLAIEATGVSGSDVQIWQGTNRFMRYPLIPGHEIVGRIASIVDEAFDIPIGTRVVVESSIRCGACRRCLSGLHSCAFRKPINAYGRLPSTEPPSLWGGFAEFLYLDPGARLHPISDNIQAPVATFTHALADGFTWTVETPALRAGDSVLILGPGPRGLAALIAAKEAGAGWVGVSGLTEDSDRLALAKELGADMVVDARQVDVAGSVADSLGARPEVVLDVTRDDPDAIHTALDLVRSGGTVVIASIKGVRAVNQLFSDIIVLKELNVRGAFGASSAGYHWAAQHLEEDPRLDKLVSHEFPLDEAERAIEASAGLLGHEELIAVAVTF; encoded by the coding sequence ATGACGGGCGCGACTGCCAAGGCGATGCTGCTGGTCGAACCGCAGCGTTTCACCGCGACGACATTCGCGATCCCTGAGGTCACAACCGGCGGATGGCTCGCGATCGAAGCGACGGGAGTCAGCGGATCCGACGTCCAGATCTGGCAAGGGACGAACCGGTTCATGCGTTACCCGCTGATTCCGGGCCACGAGATCGTCGGACGGATCGCATCGATCGTCGATGAAGCCTTTGACATCCCCATCGGAACGCGTGTCGTCGTCGAGTCATCGATCCGCTGCGGAGCCTGCCGTCGCTGCTTGAGCGGACTCCATTCGTGCGCGTTCCGCAAACCGATCAACGCCTACGGGAGGCTTCCCTCGACGGAACCGCCGAGCCTGTGGGGGGGATTCGCGGAGTTCCTCTACCTCGATCCCGGAGCGCGACTCCATCCGATCAGCGACAATATCCAGGCGCCTGTCGCGACCTTCACTCATGCCCTTGCCGATGGGTTCACCTGGACCGTGGAGACTCCCGCGCTTCGAGCCGGGGACAGTGTTCTCATCCTGGGTCCCGGCCCTCGTGGCCTCGCCGCGCTCATCGCGGCGAAAGAGGCCGGCGCCGGATGGGTCGGCGTCAGTGGGCTCACCGAAGACAGTGACCGACTCGCTCTCGCAAAGGAACTCGGAGCCGACATGGTCGTCGACGCACGCCAGGTCGACGTGGCAGGATCGGTCGCGGACAGCCTCGGAGCTCGCCCCGAAGTGGTACTGGACGTGACCAGGGATGATCCAGATGCCATCCACACGGCCCTCGACCTTGTCCGCTCCGGAGGCACGGTGGTGATCGCTTCGATCAAAGGTGTGCGCGCCGTCAATCAACTCTTCTCCGACATCATCGTGCTCAAAGAGCTCAATGTCCGAGGAGCCTTCGGAGCCAGCTCCGCCGGCTATCACTGGGCGGCTCAGCACCTCGAGGAGGACCCTCGCCTGGACAAACTGGTCAGTCACGAATTCCCGCTCGACGAGGCGGAACGGGCCATCGAGGCGTCCGCCGGCCTTCTCGGACATGAGGAACTCATCGCGGTGGCAGTGACGTTCTGA
- the ugpC gene encoding sn-glycerol-3-phosphate ABC transporter ATP-binding protein UgpC, giving the protein MAGIRFDEVGKIYPGGTRAIEAVSFEVGDGEFVVLVGPSGCGKSTLLRMVAGLEEITEGEVRIGEKVVNDVPPKDRDIAMVFQNYALYPHMTVFDNMAFGLKLRKLPKEEIKTRVEDAARTLEITDFLARKPKALSGGQRQRVAMGRAIVREPEAFLMDEPLSNLDAKLRVQMRSELGELHARLGTTTLYVTHDQVEAMTMGDRVAVMRKGTLQQVDTPRALYDHPVNIFVGGFIGSPSMNFIYGTLEGEGDRVFASFGTDRLRIVPELLAQRPDLSRHVGKELVIGIRPESFEMALAVPDAPEDRLLEVNVGLVEQLGSEAFVHFETHVPPVITPDIQELIADQGQDASVLGDLTKFTARVDPDTAPRLGERVKLFIDTSKLHFFDKDSGAAIY; this is encoded by the coding sequence GTGGCGGGTATTCGTTTCGATGAGGTCGGCAAGATTTATCCAGGGGGTACGCGGGCGATCGAGGCGGTTAGCTTCGAAGTGGGCGACGGTGAATTCGTCGTGCTGGTGGGTCCGTCCGGATGTGGCAAGTCGACGCTCTTGCGCATGGTCGCCGGACTCGAGGAGATCACCGAGGGCGAGGTGCGTATCGGGGAGAAGGTCGTCAACGACGTTCCCCCGAAGGACAGGGACATCGCGATGGTGTTCCAGAACTACGCGCTGTATCCGCACATGACCGTTTTCGACAATATGGCGTTCGGTCTCAAGCTCAGGAAGCTTCCCAAGGAGGAGATAAAGACCAGGGTCGAAGATGCTGCCAGGACTCTCGAGATCACCGACTTCCTTGCGAGAAAACCCAAGGCCCTCTCCGGTGGCCAGCGGCAGCGAGTCGCGATGGGTCGGGCGATCGTGCGTGAGCCGGAGGCGTTCCTGATGGACGAGCCGCTGTCGAACCTCGACGCGAAACTGCGGGTGCAGATGCGATCTGAACTTGGCGAGCTGCATGCCCGGCTCGGAACCACCACGCTCTATGTGACCCACGATCAGGTCGAGGCGATGACGATGGGGGACCGTGTGGCGGTCATGCGCAAGGGAACCTTGCAGCAGGTCGACACGCCGCGTGCCCTCTACGACCATCCGGTCAACATCTTCGTGGGCGGGTTCATCGGGTCACCATCGATGAACTTCATCTATGGGACTCTGGAAGGTGAGGGGGACAGAGTCTTTGCTTCGTTTGGCACCGATCGGCTGCGTATCGTCCCGGAGCTCCTTGCCCAACGTCCGGATCTTTCCCGCCATGTCGGAAAAGAGCTGGTGATCGGCATACGTCCCGAGAGTTTCGAGATGGCCTTGGCCGTTCCGGATGCACCGGAAGATCGGCTGCTGGAGGTCAATGTTGGGCTCGTCGAGCAGCTCGGCTCGGAAGCATTCGTGCACTTCGAGACGCATGTCCCACCGGTGATCACTCCGGACATCCAGGAGCTGATCGCCGATCAGGGCCAGGACGCGTCGGTTCTGGGAGACCTCACCAAGTTCACGGCTCGTGTCGATCCCGATACGGCTCCACGACTCGGCGAGAGGGTGAAGTTGTTCATCGACACCTCCAAACTGCACTTCTTCGACAAAGACAGCGGAGCGGCGATCTACTGA
- a CDS encoding SDR family oxidoreductase — MGTTLVRRLTGADYRFAATYLVPEEARAFEEAVLLDEDRLLLARVDAANTQEVEAFMKRTAERFGGIDALCCLAGKWAGGRDVADTDDVRFDRMIDTNLRSAFVAVRAALPYLKMADWGRILLMGSRAAVDPPAGQAAFNVAKAGVVALAKSLAQELGGDAVTANVILPSVIDTPATRKALPYADYMDWPTPSEIAAVMEFMLSKESATISGAAIPAYGKA, encoded by the coding sequence TTGGGCACTACCCTGGTTCGCAGGCTCACAGGCGCCGATTATCGTTTTGCGGCAACGTATCTCGTCCCTGAAGAAGCCCGCGCATTCGAAGAAGCTGTGCTCCTCGATGAAGACCGGCTCCTCCTTGCACGAGTCGATGCCGCGAACACCCAAGAGGTGGAAGCGTTCATGAAACGCACGGCAGAACGCTTCGGGGGCATCGACGCGCTGTGCTGTCTCGCGGGCAAATGGGCCGGCGGACGCGACGTCGCCGACACCGATGATGTCCGGTTCGACAGGATGATCGACACGAACCTCCGGTCGGCGTTCGTAGCAGTCCGGGCTGCGCTCCCCTATCTCAAGATGGCAGATTGGGGTCGCATCCTGCTGATGGGGAGCCGTGCAGCCGTCGACCCTCCAGCGGGGCAGGCTGCATTCAACGTCGCCAAAGCCGGTGTCGTGGCACTCGCGAAATCGCTCGCCCAGGAACTCGGAGGCGATGCCGTCACCGCCAACGTGATCCTGCCCTCGGTCATCGACACGCCGGCCACACGAAAAGCACTCCCCTACGCCGACTACATGGACTGGCCCACACCCAGTGAGATCGCAGCCGTGATGGAGTTCATGCTGAGCAAGGAGAGCGCAACGATCTCGGGGGCGGCCATCCCCGCGTACGGAAAAGCCTGA
- a CDS encoding MFS transporter translates to MDTWTPTRASTISWVMYDLANTIFALAVGSRYFSVWVVREQGATDAHFGYATAIAMVIVIFLAPWIGARSDHVGRRKPALIAATVVTVGATALLTTVGLYPSLALYIVGQIGFTLGSVVYDAMLPDVSTEQNRGRVSGLGVGVGYLGSFIAIATGMVMLERFGYGPLFRTLAALFLLFALPAFFLLKERPRAHQSDHPPQLIGSLQHLFHAWQRARQFPGVTRFLIGRFLYADAANTAFLFVSIFAITEMGFSDRQTDLLALAAIVSAVLGSLLAGRIVDVIGPRKVLHGAIYTWSAAVAVAVLAAVSGHGSFGWFVGVLGGIAAGATWTSDRVYMARLSPPEHYGEFYGLYATVGRFATLLGPLVWALVTVTLGWGRIVAIATLLLFFASSRLILAGVPEQ, encoded by the coding sequence ATGGACACCTGGACACCGACACGCGCCAGCACGATCTCGTGGGTGATGTATGACCTGGCCAACACGATTTTCGCGTTGGCCGTCGGCAGTCGGTACTTCTCCGTCTGGGTCGTCCGAGAGCAGGGAGCGACCGACGCCCACTTCGGGTATGCAACCGCCATTGCGATGGTGATCGTCATCTTCCTTGCTCCATGGATAGGGGCGCGCTCGGACCATGTGGGGAGACGAAAGCCCGCGTTGATCGCAGCCACGGTCGTCACGGTGGGAGCGACCGCGCTACTGACGACCGTCGGCCTGTATCCCTCGCTGGCGCTGTACATCGTCGGACAGATCGGATTCACTCTGGGCAGCGTCGTCTACGACGCGATGCTTCCCGACGTCAGCACAGAGCAGAACCGTGGGCGGGTCTCCGGGCTGGGTGTCGGGGTGGGATACCTCGGCTCGTTCATCGCCATCGCGACCGGCATGGTCATGCTCGAGAGGTTCGGATACGGACCGCTCTTTCGGACTCTGGCGGCACTGTTCCTGCTGTTCGCCCTCCCCGCGTTCTTCCTCCTCAAGGAGCGGCCCAGGGCACATCAGAGCGACCATCCGCCGCAGCTCATCGGCTCCCTGCAGCACCTCTTCCACGCCTGGCAGCGGGCCCGCCAATTCCCCGGAGTGACCCGATTCCTCATCGGACGGTTCCTCTACGCAGACGCCGCCAACACCGCGTTTCTGTTCGTGTCCATCTTCGCCATCACCGAGATGGGGTTCTCCGATCGTCAGACAGACCTTCTCGCTCTGGCGGCCATCGTGTCGGCAGTGCTCGGCTCACTACTCGCAGGACGAATCGTGGATGTGATCGGGCCGCGAAAGGTACTGCACGGTGCGATCTACACATGGAGCGCGGCGGTCGCCGTTGCGGTGCTCGCAGCCGTGAGCGGTCACGGCTCCTTCGGATGGTTCGTCGGCGTGCTCGGCGGCATCGCCGCGGGCGCGACCTGGACGTCCGACCGTGTCTACATGGCGAGGCTCTCCCCTCCGGAGCACTACGGCGAGTTCTACGGACTGTATGCCACCGTCGGGAGGTTCGCGACGCTGCTCGGCCCCCTGGTGTGGGCTCTCGTCACCGTCACGCTCGGGTGGGGTCGGATCGTCGCGATCGCCACACTCCTCCTGTTCTTCGCCTCGTCGCGTCTGATCCTCGCCGGAGTGCCAGAGCAGTAG
- a CDS encoding HAMP domain-containing protein, which produces MRRRLAVVSAAVTAMVVLAFLIPLAGMVKTLARDRVLVAAERDAQTLSQALGVVITGGRPQEVVALVGSGELADGGLLSVVLPDETIVGEPFELGDGYRRAAAGEAFREPSEDGEIIWVPVLLEGEERAAVVRVFVASELLKRNVTAAWVVLGSLGVALVMLSALVADRLARSVVQPVRDLSVAAHRLGGGDLSVRVEPDGPVEIVEVGRAFNRLAGRVGELLEEERRAAADLSHRLRTPLTALRLEIEAVPDRSERLIGDLDELERTVDHLIRQARRPLREGMGASTDLGVVVKERASFWGALAQEQKRVWSADIDGGPHQVPLLEEDAVAVIDALVGNVLAHTAERTPFHIAVDRTEDGMVRLVVEDSGAGFPEGDPARRGESGSGSTGLGLDIVRRAAEATGGALHLRSGPDGGAGVEVLFGPSRDAPTA; this is translated from the coding sequence GTGAGAAGGCGACTTGCTGTGGTCTCGGCCGCAGTGACCGCGATGGTGGTGCTCGCCTTCCTGATCCCACTCGCCGGGATGGTCAAGACGCTTGCACGCGACCGGGTTCTCGTCGCAGCCGAAAGGGATGCACAGACGTTGTCACAAGCGCTCGGTGTTGTGATCACCGGCGGTCGGCCTCAGGAGGTCGTGGCGCTCGTCGGATCGGGAGAGCTGGCCGACGGAGGCCTGCTCTCGGTGGTCCTTCCGGACGAGACGATCGTTGGAGAGCCGTTCGAATTGGGGGACGGGTATCGACGAGCAGCTGCCGGCGAGGCGTTCCGCGAGCCATCGGAAGACGGCGAGATTATCTGGGTTCCTGTCCTTCTCGAAGGAGAGGAACGAGCTGCCGTAGTGAGGGTCTTCGTTGCTTCAGAGCTGTTGAAGCGCAACGTCACTGCGGCCTGGGTCGTACTCGGCTCCCTCGGGGTCGCGTTGGTGATGCTCTCCGCACTGGTCGCGGACCGACTGGCCCGTTCGGTAGTTCAGCCCGTGCGTGATCTTTCCGTCGCGGCGCATCGCCTCGGTGGCGGAGATCTCAGCGTGCGTGTCGAGCCGGATGGGCCGGTAGAAATCGTCGAGGTTGGCAGGGCATTCAACCGGTTGGCCGGTCGCGTCGGCGAGCTTCTCGAGGAAGAGCGGAGGGCCGCTGCCGATCTGTCGCATCGCCTCCGGACTCCACTGACCGCCTTGCGGCTCGAGATCGAAGCCGTGCCCGATCGATCGGAGCGGCTCATCGGCGACCTGGACGAACTGGAGAGAACCGTCGACCATCTCATCCGGCAGGCTCGTCGACCCCTACGCGAAGGCATGGGCGCCAGTACCGATCTGGGTGTAGTCGTCAAGGAGCGAGCCTCGTTTTGGGGGGCGCTCGCTCAAGAGCAGAAGAGGGTCTGGTCGGCGGATATCGACGGGGGACCCCACCAGGTGCCGCTTCTCGAGGAAGACGCCGTAGCCGTCATCGACGCGCTCGTCGGAAACGTTCTGGCCCACACAGCGGAAAGAACGCCATTTCACATCGCTGTCGACCGAACCGAGGATGGAATGGTGCGACTGGTCGTCGAGGACTCGGGAGCAGGTTTCCCCGAGGGTGACCCCGCGCGTCGGGGAGAGTCGGGGAGCGGCTCGACAGGATTGGGATTGGACATCGTGCGCCGGGCGGCAGAAGCGACAGGAGGGGCGCTGCACTTGCGTTCCGGTCCGGACGGCGGTGCAGGTGTAGAGGTGCTGTTCGGGCCCTCCCGCGACGCACCGACTGCTTGA
- a CDS encoding TIGR03560 family F420-dependent LLM class oxidoreductase gives MRFGAFVPQGWRMDLVGIPEERHWETMRSVAATIERSGYESLWVYDHFHTVPVPSQEVTYEAWTLMASLAAVTSTVRLGQMCTCNSYRLPSYLAKVAASIDVMSGGRVEMGIGAGWYEHEYAGYGYEFPKASVRIGMLRESVEIMQKMWTEDTVHYEGRHYRLDGAICRPKPVQDPHIPFWVAGGGEKLTLNVAAQYASYTNFGQSVDEFIHKSRILRRHCEDVGTDFDTIVRSTNFNVVCEESEAAVEERLGWIKDHYRPYVAEDRFERMEAMYREMAGTPEQLVARLKPWADAGLGYAIGYFAEVAYDTTGLELFAREVIPALV, from the coding sequence ATGCGTTTTGGCGCCTTTGTCCCGCAAGGATGGCGGATGGACCTTGTCGGCATACCCGAAGAACGCCACTGGGAGACGATGCGGTCGGTGGCCGCGACGATCGAGCGATCCGGCTACGAATCCCTGTGGGTGTACGACCACTTCCACACGGTTCCGGTCCCCTCTCAAGAGGTGACCTACGAAGCCTGGACGCTGATGGCGTCGCTGGCCGCCGTTACGAGCACGGTTCGGCTTGGCCAGATGTGCACCTGTAATTCCTACCGACTGCCCTCGTATCTGGCCAAGGTCGCGGCTTCGATCGACGTGATGAGCGGTGGTCGAGTCGAGATGGGAATCGGTGCAGGCTGGTATGAGCACGAGTACGCGGGGTACGGATATGAGTTTCCAAAAGCCTCGGTCAGAATCGGCATGTTGCGCGAGAGTGTCGAGATCATGCAGAAGATGTGGACCGAGGACACGGTGCATTATGAGGGGAGGCACTACAGACTCGACGGTGCCATCTGCCGTCCGAAGCCCGTCCAGGATCCTCACATCCCGTTCTGGGTGGCCGGCGGCGGGGAGAAACTGACCCTCAACGTGGCGGCGCAGTACGCCTCGTACACGAACTTCGGCCAGTCGGTCGACGAGTTCATCCACAAGTCCCGGATTCTTCGAAGACATTGCGAGGATGTCGGTACCGACTTCGACACGATCGTTCGATCGACGAACTTCAACGTCGTATGCGAGGAATCCGAAGCGGCGGTGGAGGAGCGCTTGGGGTGGATCAAGGACCACTACCGGCCCTACGTTGCCGAGGACCGGTTCGAGCGGATGGAGGCGATGTATCGCGAGATGGCCGGGACGCCGGAACAGCTCGTGGCCAGACTGAAGCCATGGGCGGATGCGGGTCTGGGTTACGCGATCGGGTATTTCGCGGAGGTGGCATACGACACGACCGGTCTCGAACTCTTCGCACGTGAGGTGATCCCGGCTCTGGTATAG
- the pyk gene encoding pyruvate kinase: protein MSRHTKIVVTLGPAVATAEAIDGLVVAGMDVARLNFSHGDHETHRKLATFVREAAVRNGRAVAILQDIQGPKIRVGTFPGGVIRLERGDQVSLVAGMGLGDAERIEIGYPRLIDDVGVGSEVVLADGLVRMKVTERFRDRLVAEVTEGGLVGDHRGAAFPKADLQVSAVTEKDKVDLAFGRELEVDFVAASFVRSAADVERVHRLSGAPVIAKIELAAAFENLDAILAVADGVMVARGDLGVEMPLEQLPSVQKEILRRTNAAGLISVTATEMLESMIHSTRPTRAEVTDVATAVVEGTDAVMLSGETAIGDFPIETVAMMDRILVEADRPRSNHQTIGFLAGQVAYASATARAAVEAATDLGLGTIVAFTESGNTARLLSKYRPGAAIMAFSPEERTRRRMAIYRGVIPVAFDRLDSTDAMFDFADRYLAEHGVCAAGEGVVIVAGTPPNRSASTNLMKLQIIGE from the coding sequence ATGAGCAGACACACCAAGATCGTCGTCACGCTGGGCCCCGCCGTCGCCACCGCCGAGGCCATCGATGGTCTGGTCGTCGCTGGGATGGACGTCGCCAGGTTGAATTTCTCGCATGGCGACCATGAGACCCACCGCAAACTGGCAACCTTCGTCCGTGAAGCGGCCGTCCGGAATGGCAGGGCCGTGGCGATCCTGCAAGACATCCAGGGACCGAAGATCAGGGTCGGCACGTTTCCCGGCGGCGTGATCCGGTTGGAGAGAGGAGATCAGGTCAGTCTCGTTGCGGGTATGGGTCTCGGTGACGCTGAGCGTATCGAGATCGGGTATCCGCGTCTCATCGACGATGTGGGAGTGGGCTCGGAAGTCGTACTCGCCGACGGTCTCGTTCGCATGAAGGTAACCGAGCGATTCCGAGACCGACTCGTCGCCGAGGTGACCGAGGGCGGTCTCGTTGGGGATCACCGGGGAGCCGCGTTCCCGAAGGCGGACCTTCAAGTCTCGGCGGTGACGGAGAAAGACAAAGTGGATCTCGCATTCGGCCGCGAGCTCGAAGTGGATTTCGTCGCTGCATCCTTCGTTCGTTCGGCGGCGGATGTTGAGCGGGTCCACCGACTCTCGGGGGCGCCGGTCATCGCGAAGATCGAACTTGCAGCTGCATTCGAGAACCTCGACGCGATTCTGGCGGTGGCCGACGGGGTGATGGTGGCCCGTGGCGATCTCGGCGTCGAGATGCCGCTCGAGCAGCTTCCATCCGTGCAAAAGGAGATTCTGCGCCGGACCAATGCCGCCGGGCTCATCTCCGTGACCGCGACGGAGATGCTCGAGTCGATGATTCACAGCACGCGTCCCACTCGGGCGGAGGTCACCGACGTCGCGACGGCCGTCGTGGAGGGAACAGATGCGGTCATGCTCTCGGGGGAGACCGCAATCGGAGACTTCCCGATCGAGACGGTGGCGATGATGGATCGGATCCTCGTGGAGGCCGACCGTCCACGATCCAACCATCAGACGATCGGGTTCCTTGCCGGGCAGGTCGCTTATGCGTCTGCGACGGCGAGAGCCGCCGTGGAGGCGGCGACGGATCTCGGTCTCGGCACGATCGTTGCCTTCACCGAGTCTGGTAATACGGCGCGGTTGCTCTCCAAGTACCGCCCTGGCGCAGCGATCATGGCGTTCAGTCCCGAGGAGCGGACGCGCCGCAGGATGGCGATCTATCGGGGCGTGATTCCTGTCGCCTTCGACCGACTCGACTCGACCGATGCGATGTTCGACTTCGCCGACCGCTACCTCGCCGAGCATGGCGTGTGTGCTGCCGGTGAGGGCGTCGTGATCGTCGCGGGTACCCCTCCAAACCGCAGTGCCTCGACGAATCTGATGAAGCTGCAGATCATCGGCGAGTGA
- a CDS encoding response regulator, giving the protein MAALIIIEDDVRIRQTLTARLAERGHDVRAAGSGLAGLELVVSGSPDAVILDLGLPDIDGAELLKMIRAVTAVPVIVATARDDEQEIVHLLDAGADDYVVKPFSAAHLDARIRAVLRRGSETAEKSVLSLGDLVMDLASRDAWLGDRTLALTRKEFDLLAYLAQRPGTVVGRRELLAEVWRQPYGGADKTVDVHLSWLRKKLGESAAEPRYLHTVRGVGVKLVAP; this is encoded by the coding sequence GTGGCTGCACTGATCATCATCGAAGATGACGTCCGGATCCGCCAGACCCTGACGGCGAGGCTTGCAGAGCGCGGACACGATGTGCGTGCCGCCGGGTCAGGGCTTGCCGGGCTCGAACTCGTGGTGTCGGGAAGTCCCGACGCCGTGATCCTCGACCTCGGACTGCCCGACATCGACGGTGCAGAACTCTTGAAGATGATTCGGGCCGTCACCGCCGTTCCGGTCATTGTGGCGACGGCCCGAGACGATGAGCAGGAGATTGTTCATCTCCTCGATGCCGGAGCGGACGACTACGTCGTCAAACCCTTCTCTGCAGCTCATCTCGACGCGAGGATCCGAGCGGTGCTTCGTCGTGGAAGTGAGACAGCCGAGAAGTCCGTTCTCTCGCTCGGGGATCTGGTGATGGATCTCGCCTCCCGGGATGCGTGGTTGGGTGATCGGACGCTGGCACTCACCCGCAAGGAGTTCGACCTCCTGGCATATCTAGCTCAACGGCCCGGAACGGTCGTGGGGAGGCGCGAACTCCTCGCCGAGGTCTGGCGACAGCCATACGGTGGCGCCGACAAGACAGTCGATGTGCACCTTTCATGGCTCCGCAAGAAGCTCGGTGAGAGTGCCGCCGAGCCTCGATATCTGCATACGGTGCGGGGAGTGGGTGTGAAGCTGGTTGCACCGTGA
- the cofC gene encoding 2-phospho-L-lactate guanylyltransferase produces MPRPLIAVPVKPFGVAKHRLATVMDAPTRSIIGRRIAARTLETARQAGASVVVVAGDRGVRQWAGALGFASIPELEPSLAGAARAAVDAAAVETRSWIVAHADLPLVEVGDFRAVIGALEEAEVVIAPSYNGGTTVVGGTMDTFDFRYGEGSFRHHLGIASRRRVRIVVRLGLGLDLDGPSDLESAIRHPRGAWLRALVDQ; encoded by the coding sequence ATGCCACGACCGCTCATCGCAGTCCCTGTGAAGCCATTCGGCGTCGCCAAGCACCGCCTTGCCACCGTGATGGACGCTCCCACACGATCGATCATCGGCCGCCGGATCGCAGCGAGAACGTTGGAGACTGCACGACAAGCGGGAGCGAGCGTCGTTGTCGTTGCCGGTGACCGAGGCGTAAGACAATGGGCCGGCGCCCTCGGGTTTGCGAGCATTCCGGAACTGGAGCCGAGCCTCGCCGGAGCTGCTCGGGCGGCAGTCGACGCAGCAGCTGTCGAGACCCGTTCCTGGATCGTCGCCCACGCGGACCTCCCCCTCGTAGAGGTAGGTGATTTTCGCGCCGTCATCGGGGCACTCGAAGAAGCAGAGGTCGTGATTGCGCCGTCCTACAACGGAGGGACGACGGTGGTTGGAGGGACCATGGACACATTCGACTTCCGCTATGGGGAAGGCAGCTTCCGCCATCACCTCGGCATTGCGTCCCGAAGACGAGTTCGGATCGTGGTGAGGCTCGGACTCGGACTCGACCTCGACGGTCCCTCTGACCTGGAGAGCGCGATCAGGCATCCGCGCGGAGCCTGGCTACGGGCGCTGGTCGATCAGTAG
- a CDS encoding 3'-5' exonuclease (3'-5' exonuclease of DNA polymerase III) — MSWHTGCLAALDLEATGVDPATDRIVEVALVEVAPDGTATEIVNRLINPGIPMPRAAAEITGITTDELRERGSDPADVLRETLSGIRQFVRDEIPIVIYNTPYDWPLLGAELARHGLGALPDVPPAVIVDPLVLDRHVDRYRRGKRILAATAKHYGVNVGGAHRAAADAIATAGVARVLADRYPELHLDGLDLVALQIDAYRTWRDSLNEYLARIGADRPPVIGEWPGC, encoded by the coding sequence ATGAGTTGGCACACAGGATGTCTCGCCGCTCTGGATCTCGAAGCCACCGGCGTCGATCCGGCGACTGACCGCATCGTCGAGGTGGCGCTTGTCGAAGTCGCCCCGGACGGCACAGCGACAGAGATCGTGAACCGGCTCATCAACCCTGGGATTCCCATGCCGCGAGCTGCCGCCGAGATCACCGGGATCACGACCGACGAACTTCGAGAGCGGGGCAGCGATCCTGCGGACGTGCTCAGGGAGACGCTCAGCGGCATCCGGCAGTTCGTTCGCGACGAGATTCCCATCGTGATCTACAACACGCCGTATGACTGGCCGCTGCTCGGCGCGGAACTGGCCCGTCACGGGCTTGGCGCACTCCCTGATGTGCCGCCGGCCGTGATCGTCGATCCGCTCGTCCTGGACCGGCACGTAGACCGCTACCGGAGAGGCAAGCGCATTCTGGCGGCCACTGCCAAACACTACGGGGTGAACGTCGGGGGAGCTCACCGAGCGGCCGCCGACGCAATCGCCACCGCCGGCGTTGCCCGCGTTCTCGCCGACAGATACCCGGAGCTGCATCTCGACGGCCTGGACCTCGTTGCCCTTCAGATCGACGCGTACCGCACATGGAGGGACAGCCTCAACGAGTACCTGGCACGCATCGGCGCCGACCGTCCTCCGGTCATCGGAGAGTGGCCGGGGTGTTGA